Below is a genomic region from Cellulomonas sp. P24.
GACGCGGCGGTCGAGATCTCACCCGCCGCCGTCGATCAGCCCGCTGTGGCCGAGCAGCCCGCTGCGGTCGATCGACCTGCTGTGGCCGATCGGCCTGCCGCGACGGTGCCGTCCGCGGACAGCGTCGTGCCCGACGACGCAGGTGACCTGCTGCTGCCCGTCGCCCGCGAGGCCATCGCCCGGTCGCTCGGGATGACGACCCCCGGCACGGAGACGGGGGTCGCACGTGCCGAGACGTTCCCGTCGTGGGTGCTCGAGCCCGGAGCCAGCTTCGTCACCCTGACGAAGGGCGGCCGGCTCCGCGGGTGCATCGGGTCGCCCGTCGCCCAGCGGCCGCTGCTGGACGACGTGCGCGCCAACGCGGTCGCGGCCGCGAGCCGGGACCCGAGGTTCGTGCCGATGGAGCCGGCCGAGCTCCCGGTCGTCGCGATCGAGGTCTCGGTCCTCTCCGCGCCGCAACCCCTGCCGGTCGGCAGCCTCGAGGAGTGCTACGCCGCGCTACGACCAGGAGTCGACGGTGTGATCGTGGAGATGGGGGACTGGAACCGGGCGTTGTTCCTGCCCCAGGTGTGGGACGAGGTGCCGGACCCCGTGCAGTTCCTCGGGCACCTGTGGCGCAAGGCCGGCGTCGCCCCGGGTGTCTGGTACGAGGGCACGACGGTGCAGACGTTCACGGTCCGAGCCTGGCACGAGGGGCCCGACGGGTCGGAGGGGTGAGAGACGTGCGCGACGACGACCTGCTGGTGCCCTCGGCGTCCCCCGGCGACGAGGCGGAGGTGCCCGAGCCCGAGCCCGAGCCCCACGTGGAGCCTGAGCCCGACGTGGAGCCTGCGCCTGACGTCGAGACGTGGCCCGACGCCCCGACGGCCCGGTGGTGGACGGCGCTGGACGACGGGCGGCTGCAGTGCGACCTGTGCCCGCGACGCTGCCGGCTGCACCCCGGGCAGCGGGGGTTCTGCTTCGTGCGCGCCCGCGACGGCGACCGGATGGTGCTGACCACGTACGGGCGGAGCTCCGGCTTCGCGATCGACCCGGTGGAGAAGAAGCCGCTCGCGCACTTCTACCCGGGGACCGCGGTGCTGTCGTTCGGCACCGCGGGCTGCAACCTCAACTGCCGGTTCTGCCAGAACTGGGACATTTCCAAGTCCCGCGAGTGGGACCGGCTGGCCGCGATCGCGTCCCCTGACGGCATCGCCCGGGCCGCCGAGTCCGCCGGCTGCGACTCGGTGGCGTTCACGTACAACGACCCGGTGATCTTCGCCGAGTACGCGATCGACACTGCCATGGCGTGCCACGAACGTGGCCTGCACGCCATCGCGGTGACTGCCGGCTACATCGCCCCGGTCGCCCGCGCCGAGTTCTTCGCCCCGATGGACGCCGCGAACATCGACCTCAAGGGGTTCACCGAGGACTTCTACTGGAAGGTGACCGGCTCGCACCTGCGCGACGTGCTCGACACGATCGTGTGGGTGCACGAGCACACCGACACCTGGGTCGAGCTGACGACTCTGCTCATCCCCGGCCACAACGACGCACCCGACGAGATCGAGCGGATGAGCCGGTGGATCCTCGCCGAGATCGGTCCCGACGTGCCGCTGCACTTCTCGGCGTTCCACCCCGATTTCAAGATGCTCGACGTGCCGCCGACGCCTGCCTCGACGTTGCGCACCGCGCGAGCCACCGCGCTCGACGTCGGTCTGCACTTCGTCTACACGGGCAACGTCCACGACCCGTCCGGGGAGACGACCTCGTGCTCGACGTGCGGCCACGTGCTCATCGAGCGCGACTGGTACGAGATCCTCGCGTACACGGTCACCGCCGACGGCCGCTGCCCGGAGTGCGGCACCGTCGTGCCGGGCCGGTTCGGCACCGCCGTCGGCCACTGGGGGCGGCGCTCCCTGCCGGTACGGATCGCGTGACCGGTCGGCTGACCTGCCCGGTCGGCTGACCTGCCCGGTCGGCTGACCTGCCCGGTCGGCCAGGCCACCCGTTGGGCTCACCTGCCCGG
It encodes:
- the amrA gene encoding AmmeMemoRadiSam system protein A gives rise to the protein MARCRASTRDAAVEISPAAVDQPAVAEQPAAVDRPAVADRPAATVPSADSVVPDDAGDLLLPVAREAIARSLGMTTPGTETGVARAETFPSWVLEPGASFVTLTKGGRLRGCIGSPVAQRPLLDDVRANAVAAASRDPRFVPMEPAELPVVAIEVSVLSAPQPLPVGSLEECYAALRPGVDGVIVEMGDWNRALFLPQVWDEVPDPVQFLGHLWRKAGVAPGVWYEGTTVQTFTVRAWHEGPDGSEG
- the amrS gene encoding AmmeMemoRadiSam system radical SAM enzyme — encoded protein: MRDDDLLVPSASPGDEAEVPEPEPEPHVEPEPDVEPAPDVETWPDAPTARWWTALDDGRLQCDLCPRRCRLHPGQRGFCFVRARDGDRMVLTTYGRSSGFAIDPVEKKPLAHFYPGTAVLSFGTAGCNLNCRFCQNWDISKSREWDRLAAIASPDGIARAAESAGCDSVAFTYNDPVIFAEYAIDTAMACHERGLHAIAVTAGYIAPVARAEFFAPMDAANIDLKGFTEDFYWKVTGSHLRDVLDTIVWVHEHTDTWVELTTLLIPGHNDAPDEIERMSRWILAEIGPDVPLHFSAFHPDFKMLDVPPTPASTLRTARATALDVGLHFVYTGNVHDPSGETTSCSTCGHVLIERDWYEILAYTVTADGRCPECGTVVPGRFGTAVGHWGRRSLPVRIA